Proteins from a single region of Salipiger sp. H15:
- a CDS encoding HAD-IIB family hydrolase has product MRLAVFTDLDGTLLDHGSYSHAAARPALEALRQRRIPLILASSKTAAEIAPLQAELGLGDWPAIVENGADRVRPGDLAKDAPVYDRLRAALAELPDHASHFRGFGDMDVAEVARITGLSLDGAALARKRRFTEPGLWSGSETGQDAFLAALAGKGIHARKGGRFLTLSFGGTKAQQMAAIMAELGCETSLALGDAPNDIEMIEAADHGVIIRNDHGTPIPPLPGEATGRIRRSALPGPDGWNAAILDLLADLGL; this is encoded by the coding sequence ATGCGGCTGGCGGTATTCACCGATCTCGACGGGACGCTGCTCGACCATGGCAGCTACTCCCACGCCGCCGCCCGGCCCGCGCTCGAGGCACTGCGGCAGCGGCGCATCCCGCTCATCCTCGCCTCCTCCAAGACCGCCGCCGAGATCGCGCCGCTGCAGGCCGAGCTTGGCCTCGGCGACTGGCCCGCCATCGTCGAGAACGGGGCCGACCGGGTGCGGCCCGGAGACCTTGCCAAAGATGCACCCGTCTACGACAGGCTGCGCGCCGCGCTGGCGGAGCTTCCCGATCATGCCAGTCATTTCCGGGGCTTCGGCGACATGGACGTCGCCGAGGTGGCCCGCATCACCGGCCTGTCCCTCGACGGCGCCGCCCTCGCCCGCAAACGCCGCTTCACCGAGCCCGGGCTCTGGTCCGGCAGCGAGACCGGGCAGGATGCCTTTCTCGCCGCGCTGGCCGGCAAGGGCATCCACGCGCGCAAGGGCGGGCGGTTCCTGACGCTGTCCTTCGGCGGCACCAAGGCGCAGCAGATGGCGGCGATCATGGCCGAGCTCGGCTGCGAGACGTCCCTCGCGCTCGGCGATGCGCCCAATGACATCGAGATGATCGAGGCCGCCGACCACGGCGTCATCATCCGCAACGATCACGGCACCCCCATCCCGCCCCTGCCCGGCGAGGCCACGGGGCGCATCCGCCGCAGCGCCCTGCCCGGCCCCGACGGCTGGAACGCCGCGATCCTCGACCTACTTGCAGACCTCGGGCTCTAG